The Corylus avellana chromosome ca8, CavTom2PMs-1.0 genome has a segment encoding these proteins:
- the LOC132189335 gene encoding subtilisin-like protease SBT2.6 has translation MWASVLGCTVLVLFTVLTTGKAEVYIVRVEGEPIISYKGGVDGFEATAVESDEKIDTTSETVISYAGHLENKHDMLLGRLFEHGTYQKLYSYRHLINGFAVHISPEQAEVLRRSPDVKSVERDWKVRRLTTHTPQFLGLPTGVWPTGGGFDRAGEDIVIGFVDSGIFPHHPSFATYNTDPYGPLPKYRGKCELDSDTKMNFCNGKIIGAQHFAKAAIAAGSFNPAIDFASPLDGDGHGSHTAAIAAGNNGIPVRMHGHEFGKASGMAPRARIAVYKALYRIFGGFVADVVAAIDQAVYDGVDILSLSVGPNSPSANTKITYLNPFDATLLSAVKAGVFVAQAAGNGGPFPKTLVSYSPWIASVAAAIDDRRYKNHLTLGNGKILAGLGLSPATHPNQTYTLVAANDVLMDSSVMRFNPSDCQRPELLNKNLVQGNILLCGYSFNFVVGTASIKKVSETVRSLGAIGFVLAVENVSPGTKFDPVPVGIPGILITDVSKSMDLIQYYNISTPRDWTGRVKSFKAIGSIGDGLMPILHKSAPQVALFSARGPNIRDFSFQDADLLKPDILAPGSLIWAAWSPNGTDEANYVGEGFAMISGTSMAAPHIAGIAALIKQKHPHWSPAAIKSALMTTSTTIDRAGRPLQAQQYSEAEAMKFVAATPFDYGSGHVNPRAALDPGLIFDAGYEDYLGFLCTTPGIDAHEIKNYTNSPCNYTMGQPSNLNSPSITVAHLVGTRTVTRTVTNVAEEETYVLSTRMAPAIAIEASPQAMTLRPGASRKFSVSLTVRSVTGTYSFGEILMKGSRGHKVRIPVIAMGYQR, from the exons ATGTGGGCATCGGTTCTCGGGTGCACTGTTCTAGTGCTCTTCACTGTCTTGACAACTGGAAAGGCGGAAGTTTATATAGTCAGAGTTGAAGGAGAGCCTATCATAAGTTACAAAGGTGGGGTTGATGGTTTTGAAGCCACAGCTGTGGAATCCGATGAGAAGATTGACACCACCAG TGAAACGGTCATATCCTATGCTGGTCACCTTGAAAATAAACATGATATGCTTCTCGGGAGGTTGTTTGAGCATGGGACCTATCAGAAGCTCTATAGCTATCGACATCTTATAAATGGGTTTGCAGTTCACATTTCCCCTGAACAG GCAGAAGTCCTAAGACGTTCCCCTGATGTGAAATCTGTGGAGAGAGATTGGAAGGTGAGGAGACTTACAACACATACCCCACAGTTTTTGGGGCTTCCAACTGGAGTATGGCCAACAGGAGGTGGCTTTGATAGGGCTGGAGAGGatattgtaataggttttgttGACTCAGGGATCTTTCCGCACCATCCAAGCTTTGCGACCTATAATACTGATCCATATGGACCTCTTCCAAAGTACAGAGGTAAATGTGAGCTTGATTCTGACACTAAGATGAACTTCTGTAATGGGAAGATTATTGGAGCCCAACATTTTGCCAAAGCTGCAATAGCTGCTGGGTCATTTAACCCTGCTATCGATTTTGCTTCTCCCTTGGATGGTGATGGACATGGAAG TCACACAGCAGCTATTGCTGCTGGAAATAATGGAATTCCTGTAAGAATGCATGGCCATGAATTTGGGAAGGCAAGTGGAATGGCTCCTCGTGCCAG GATTGCTGTATACAAGGCACTCTACAGGATTTTTGGAGGTTTTGTTGCGGATGTGGTAGCTGCAATAGATCAG GCTGTTTATGATGGCGTGGATATACTCAGCCTCTCGGTGGGACCAAACAGTCCTTCAGCAAACACCAAGATCACATATTTAAATCCTTTTGATGCTACACTTCTTTCAGCTGTGAAAGCAGGTGTATTTGTTGCACAGGCAGCTGGAAATGGAGGTCCTTTTCCTAAAACTTTGGTCTCTTACAGCCCATGGATAGCATCTGTAGCAGCTGCAATTGATGATCGCAGATACAAAAACCACCTGACTCTCGGAAATGGAAAGATCTTAGCTGGACTTGGATTGTCTC CTGCTACGCATCCAAATCAAACATACACCTTGGTTGCTGCAAATGATGTGCTGATGGATTCTTCAGTAATGAGGTTCAACCCCTCAGACTGCCAGAGACCAGAGCTTCTAAACAAGAACTTGGTTCAGGGGAACATTCTTCTTTGTGGCTACtcctttaattttgttgtgGGTACTGCATCAATCAAGAAAGTCTCAGAAACAGTCAGGAGCCTTGGTGCCATTGGCTTTGTTTTAGCTGTTGAAAATGTTTCTCCAGGGACAAAATTTGATCCTGTTCCTGTTGGCATTCCTGGGATTCTTATCACAGATGTCAGCAAGTCAATG GATCTTATACAGTATTACAACATCTCTACACCAAGAGATTGGACTGGACGAGTGAAAAGCTTCAAAGCTATAGGTAGCATTGGGGATGGTTTGATGCCTATACTCCATAAATCAGCACCACAGGTGGCGTTATTTTCTGCTCGAGGGCCCAACATAAGAGATTTCAGCTTCCAAGATGCAGATCTGCTCAAACCAGACATTCTAGCACCTGGTTCTCTGATTTGGGCTGCTTGGTCTCCAAATGGAACAGATGAAGCTAATTACGTTG GAGAGGGATTTGCCATGATATCTGGAACTAGCATGGCTGCGCCTCATATAGCAGGGATAGCTGCTCTTATAAAGCAGAAGCACCCTCATTGGAGCCCTGCTGCCATCAAGTCAGCCTTGATGACAACTTCAACAACGATAGACAGAGCTGGAAGGCCTCTTCAAGCACAACAGTATTCTGAAGCAGAAGCCATGAAATTCGTAGCCGCTACACCTTTTGATTATGGGAGTGGCCATGTTAATCCGAGAGCTGCTCTGGATCCAGGACTTATTTTTGACGCAG GTTATGAGGATTACTTGGGGTTCCTGTGCACAACTCCTGGTATTGATGCTCATGAGATAAAGAACTACACAAACTCGCCCTGCAACTACACCATGGGCCAGCCATCAAACCTCAACTCACCATCAATCACAGTCGCCCATCTTGTGGGAACTCGGACTGTTACCCGCACTGTCACGAATGTAGCCGAGGAAGAAACCTATGTATTAAGCACCAGAATGGCACCGGCCATTGCCATTGAAGCCAGCCCTCAGGCAATGACTCTGAGACCCGGTGCATCACGGAAATTTTCCGTGTCTCTCACAGTCAGATCAGTGACTGGAACATACAGTTTTGGAGAGATTTTAATGAAGGGCAGCCGAGGGCACAAGGTGAGGATCCCAGTGATAGCTATGGGATACCAACGATAG